In Nicotiana tabacum cultivar K326 chromosome 19, ASM71507v2, whole genome shotgun sequence, one DNA window encodes the following:
- the LOC107799445 gene encoding increased DNA methylation 2-like produces MDNNFSGLVPTDDQFFLLYFITGTYFGPDLLGEYPKKSVLQRKYLGLPPYTSNELAGSCLRTIEVERVYYHALRKADRSVVLAQPWLHQFFHGKLPTLYHGQAAAYPRFCDLFPSSLHPHLCCDVYNVIANIVFINDPDTSYISPDDVKRFKKLTCLAHLIMDKDCAESQAGVDCEALSNVGKQEVSKPGDIVHYPSIASSSRPYKEMPCCGEAFSGIPLVNEQFEHTSFTSLLKAACDEPFNGMPPGNNERFDTTSFSSLLKEVCGGQFNSTRPDSNRQFDNTPFSSLWKNAGDSQFTDAPPDTSTKLNGNPFGRLFKDVHPLTDSSTGSSSVHTNSKDFELSTVFLPSRPSKEELSNIVAATKSGFAVTGSAAKGKIGPVLGLLDVGESEDSYLFRVSLPGVKRDERDFSSEVESDGKVLIKGLTTTGDRTVRKYSQAFEMQTQNLCPTGQFSISFKLPGPVDPQQFSGNFGTDGILEGIVMKAERK; encoded by the exons ATGGACAACAACTTCAGTGGATTGGTTCCGACGGATGATCAGTTTTTCCTCCTTTACTTCATCACCGGAACCTACTTTGGACCAGATCTCCTAGGAGAATATCCCAAAAAATCTGTTCTGCAAAGAAAATATCTGGGCTTACCTCCGTACACTTCCAATGAACTAGCTGGTTCATGCCTTAGAACCATAGAAGTAGAAAGGGTTTACTATCATGCATTGAGAAAGGCAGATCGGTCTGTTGTCCTGGCACAACCATGGTTGCACCAGTTCTTTCACGGAAAGCTTCCTACTCTTTACCACGGCCAAGCTGCAGCTTACCCTCGGTTTTGTGATCTATTTCCTTCCAGCCTGCATCCACATTTATGTTGTGATGTGTATAATGTTATTGCAAAcattgtattcattaatgaccCTGATACCAGTTATATTAGCCCAGACGATGTTAAGAGATTCAAGAAGCTCACTTGTCTAGCACATCTTATTATGGATAAAGATTGCGCAGAGTCACAAGCCGGTGTTGATTGTGAAGCTCTAAGTAATGTTGGAAAACAGGAGGTATCCAAGCCTGGAGATATCGTCCACTATCCATCCATAGCTTCTAGTAGCCGACCATATAAGGAGATGCCTTGTTGTGGTGAAGCATTTAGTGGTATACCACTTGTTAATGAACAATTTGAACATACTTCTTTTACTAGTCTTTTGAAGGCTGCTTGTGATGAACCATTTAATGGTATGCCACCAGGTAACAATGAACGGTTTGACACTACATCTTTTAGTAGTCTCTTGAAGGAAGTTTGTGGCGGACAATTTAACAGTACACGACCTGATAGCAACAGACAGTTTGATAATACACCTTTTAGTAGTCTCTGGAAGAATGCTGGTGACAGCCAGTTTACTGATGCACCACCAGACACCTCTACGAAATTAAATGGTAATCCTTTTGGTCGTCTCTTTAAAGATGTCCATCCTCTGACGGACAGTTCTACGGGTTCATCATCGGTGCACACCAACTCTAAGGACTTTGAGCTTAGTACCGTCTTCCTTCCTTCTCGCCCTTCTAAGGAGGAGCTAAGTAACATTGTTGCTGCCACTAAGAGTGGATTTGCAGTGACTGGCAGTGCAGCAAAGGGTAAAATAGGACCAGTTCTAGGACTCTTGGATGTTGGAGAGAGCGAGGACTCTTACTTGTTCCGTGTGTCACTCCCTGGAGTAAAAAGAGATGAAA GAGATTTTTCTAGTGAAGTGGAGAGTGATGGAAAGGTATTGATTAAGGGATTGACAACAACTGGTGACAGGACTGTCCGCAAATACTCCCAAGCATTCGAGATGCAAACTCAGAACCTTTGTCCAACAGGACAATTCTCCATCTCTTTCAAGCTGCCAGGCCCAGTTGACCCTCAACAATTTTCTGGTAATTTCGGCACTGATGGAATTCTTGAGGGAATTGTAATGAAAGCAGAAAGAAAATGA